A stretch of Tripterygium wilfordii isolate XIE 37 chromosome 11, ASM1340144v1, whole genome shotgun sequence DNA encodes these proteins:
- the LOC120009225 gene encoding MADS-box transcription factor 23-like isoform X3 has product MGRGKIVIRRIDNSTSRQVTFSKRRNGLLKKAKELAILCDAEVGIMIFSSTGKLYDFASTGMKSVIERYNKAKEEPHHLGNPTSEMKFWQREAAMLRQQLQNLQENHRQMMGQELSGLSVKDLQNLENQLEMSLRGVRMKKDQILMDEIQELNEKGNLIHQENVELYKKINLIRQENTELYKKVYGTRDVNGANRSSLRSNGLGIGKDSHEPVHLQLSQPQQQNYETPSRATKLGLQLQ; this is encoded by the exons ATGGGGAGGGGGAAGATAGTGATAAGGAGGATTGACAATTCAACGAGCAGGCAAGTGACGTTCTCGAAGAGGAGGAACGGACTGTTGAAGAAGGCGAAGGAGCTGGCGATTCTGTGCGATGCGGAAGTCGGAATCATGATCTTCTCCAGTACCGGAAAACTCTACGATTTCGCAAGCACCGG CATGAAATCAGTAATTGAACGGTACAACAAAGCAAAAGAGGAACCTCATCATTTGGGAAACCCAACCTCTGAAATGAAG ttctggcAAAGGGAGGCGGCAATGTTGAGACAACAACTGCAGAACTTGCAAGAGAACCATCG GCAAATGATGGGTCAAGAGCTCTCTGGTTTAAGTGTCAAAGACTTGCAAAACTTGGAGAACCAGCTGGAAATGAGCCTTCGGGGAGTCCGTATGAAAAAG gACCAAATTCTAATGGACGAGATACAAGAACTGAATGAAAAG GGAAACCTCATTCACCAAGAAAATGTGGAACTCTATAAGAAGATAAACCTAATTCGCCAAGAAAACACGGAACTATACAAGAAG GTTTATGGAACAAGAGATGTGAATGGAGCAAACAGGAGTTCTCTCCGCAGTAATGGTCTAGGCATTGGAAAGGACTCGCATGAACCTGTCCATCTCCAGCTTAGCCAGCCACAACAACAAAACTATGAGACGCCATCAAGAGCTACAAAATTGGG GTTGCAACTGCAATAA
- the LOC120009225 gene encoding MADS-box transcription factor 23-like isoform X2, whose amino-acid sequence MGRGKIVIRRIDNSTSRQVTFSKRRNGLLKKAKELAILCDAEVGIMIFSSTGKLYDFASTGMKSVIERYNKAKEEPHHLGNPTSEMKFWQREAAMLRQQLQNLQENHRQMMGQELSGLSVKDLQNLENQLEMSLRGVRMKKDQILMDEIQELNEKGNLIHQENVELYKKINLIRQENTELYKKVYGTRDVNGANRSSLRSNGLGIGKDSHEPVHLQLSQPQQQNYETPSRATKLGRLQLQ is encoded by the exons ATGGGGAGGGGGAAGATAGTGATAAGGAGGATTGACAATTCAACGAGCAGGCAAGTGACGTTCTCGAAGAGGAGGAACGGACTGTTGAAGAAGGCGAAGGAGCTGGCGATTCTGTGCGATGCGGAAGTCGGAATCATGATCTTCTCCAGTACCGGAAAACTCTACGATTTCGCAAGCACCGG CATGAAATCAGTAATTGAACGGTACAACAAAGCAAAAGAGGAACCTCATCATTTGGGAAACCCAACCTCTGAAATGAAG ttctggcAAAGGGAGGCGGCAATGTTGAGACAACAACTGCAGAACTTGCAAGAGAACCATCG GCAAATGATGGGTCAAGAGCTCTCTGGTTTAAGTGTCAAAGACTTGCAAAACTTGGAGAACCAGCTGGAAATGAGCCTTCGGGGAGTCCGTATGAAAAAG gACCAAATTCTAATGGACGAGATACAAGAACTGAATGAAAAG GGAAACCTCATTCACCAAGAAAATGTGGAACTCTATAAGAAGATAAACCTAATTCGCCAAGAAAACACGGAACTATACAAGAAG GTTTATGGAACAAGAGATGTGAATGGAGCAAACAGGAGTTCTCTCCGCAGTAATGGTCTAGGCATTGGAAAGGACTCGCATGAACCTGTCCATCTCCAGCTTAGCCAGCCACAACAACAAAACTATGAGACGCCATCAAGAGCTACAAAATTGGG CAGGTTGCAACTGCAATAA
- the LOC120009225 gene encoding MADS-box transcription factor 23-like isoform X1, with translation MGRGKIVIRRIDNSTSRQVTFSKRRNGLLKKAKELAILCDAEVGIMIFSSTGKLYDFASTGMKSVIERYNKAKEEPHHLGNPTSEMKFWQREAAMLRQQLQNLQENHRQMMGQELSGLSVKDLQNLENQLEMSLRGVRMKKDQILMDEIQELNEKGNLIHQENVELYKKINLIRQENTELYKKVYGTRDVNGANRSSLRSNGLGIGKDSHEPVHLQLSQPQQQNYETPSRATKLGYSFNHKTDTSYRIISLKQS, from the exons ATGGGGAGGGGGAAGATAGTGATAAGGAGGATTGACAATTCAACGAGCAGGCAAGTGACGTTCTCGAAGAGGAGGAACGGACTGTTGAAGAAGGCGAAGGAGCTGGCGATTCTGTGCGATGCGGAAGTCGGAATCATGATCTTCTCCAGTACCGGAAAACTCTACGATTTCGCAAGCACCGG CATGAAATCAGTAATTGAACGGTACAACAAAGCAAAAGAGGAACCTCATCATTTGGGAAACCCAACCTCTGAAATGAAG ttctggcAAAGGGAGGCGGCAATGTTGAGACAACAACTGCAGAACTTGCAAGAGAACCATCG GCAAATGATGGGTCAAGAGCTCTCTGGTTTAAGTGTCAAAGACTTGCAAAACTTGGAGAACCAGCTGGAAATGAGCCTTCGGGGAGTCCGTATGAAAAAG gACCAAATTCTAATGGACGAGATACAAGAACTGAATGAAAAG GGAAACCTCATTCACCAAGAAAATGTGGAACTCTATAAGAAGATAAACCTAATTCGCCAAGAAAACACGGAACTATACAAGAAG GTTTATGGAACAAGAGATGTGAATGGAGCAAACAGGAGTTCTCTCCGCAGTAATGGTCTAGGCATTGGAAAGGACTCGCATGAACCTGTCCATCTCCAGCTTAGCCAGCCACAACAACAAAACTATGAGACGCCATCAAGAGCTACAAAATTGGGGTATAGTTTCAACCACAAAACTGATACCTCGTACAGAATAATTAGTTTGAAGCAATCAtaa
- the LOC120008872 gene encoding XIAP-associated factor 1-like, producing MAVASEEATSICSHCDRAIPSSNIDLHFAHCARNLERCKICGDMVPKKHAEEHFLNTHAPVSCSLCNETMERDILPIHKGENCPQRIVTCEFCEFPLPAIDLAEHQEVCGNRTELCHLCNKYIRLREHYNHETRCTGVSDHNVGSSRDTRAAEREQGAEREQGARRRDPHEFSRRRLLFTIAITGIAVLLGSLFFQRKAEDTRVH from the exons ATGGCAGTTGCGTCTGAAGAAGCCACCAGCATATGCAGTCACTG TGACAGAGCTATACCATCCTCAAACATTGATTTGCATTTTGCTCACTGTGCCCGAAATCTGGAAAGATGTAAAATCTGTGGTGATATGGTTCCAAAGAAACACGCTGAGGAACATTTCTTGAACACCCATGCTCCG GTATCCTGTTCATTGTGCAATGAGACGATGGAACGAGATATTTTACCCATCCATAAAGGTGAGAATTGCCCTCAAAGGATCGTCACTTGTGAGTTCTGCGAGTTTCCACTTCCAGCAATTGATCTAGCTGAACATCAG GAAGTGTGTGGGAATCGGACAGAACTTTGCCATTTGTGTAATAAATATATCAGACTACGAGAACACTATAATCATGAAACTAGATGCACTGGTGTCTCAGATCATAATGTAGGATCATCAAG GGACACGAGAGCTGCTGAAAGAGAGCAAGGTGCTGAAAGAGAGCAAGGTGCTCGGAGAAGAGATCCACATGAATTTTCTCGGAGGCGTTTGCTCTTCACCATAGCAATAACTGGCATTGCTGTTCTATTAGGCTCACTTTTCTTTCAGAGGAAAGCTGAGGATACTCGAGTGCATTAG